In the genome of Desulfallas thermosapovorans DSM 6562, the window GGTGACACCCCGGTGACTGCCACTATGTTAGTGGCAACATGGTAGCCCGCAGGAAATTTGCCTTATTAAAGGATTTACTGGAATACGTCGGCTATGATGAAGGAAGAGTTAACTTCTCATGGGTATCTGCGGCCGAAGGTGGTCGTTTTGCTGAGATTGTCAAAAATGTTACTGAAAAAACCAAACAAATTGGCCCCAACAAGGGCTTAATTGATAGCGAATCGGGGTGTTGCGGATGCAAAAGCTAGCAGATCAAATCAAAGACGCAGCCAAAAAGTTACTGGCCGAACAAAAGGTTGACCTGGTTATCGGCTTTGCGGAAGGCAGTCTCCCGCTTCGCGGCACACCGCTTTTCGCCAGGACTCCCGAGGAAGCAGATAAACTGACCTGGAATTTGGGCTGTGAAAACAACCTGGCCAATTACCTGCGCAAGAGAGAAGGTAAAGTGGCTGTGGTAGCCAAAGGTTGTGACGTTCGTTCCATCGTGGCTTTAATTAAGGAGAATCAAATTAACCGTGACAACCTTTATATTATTGGTGTTCCCTGCAGCGGTATGATTGACCGTAAAAAAGTAAATGCCATACTGGGCGGTAAAGAGTTGCTGGAAATTGAAGTGAACGGTGATACCGCTACTTTAAAAGGCAACAATTGCAGTGAAACAGCCAAAGTTGCCGACTTGCTGCACAACTCCTGCAAGGACTGCCGTTATGGCAACCC includes:
- a CDS encoding 4Fe-4S dicluster domain-containing protein, giving the protein MQKLADQIKDAAKKLLAEQKVDLVIGFAEGSLPLRGTPLFARTPEEADKLTWNLGCENNLANYLRKREGKVAVVAKGCDVRSIVALIKENQINRDNLYIIGVPCSGMIDRKKVNAILGGKELLEIEVNGDTATLKGNNCSETAKVADLLHNSCKDCRYGNPVIYDELVGELLPEKETDDFAEIKKFESKTTAQRRAFMNSEFSKCIRCYACRNACPVCYCEECFVDCNQPEWIGKSALNTEDNILFQVVRVFHSAGRCTDCGACERACPMGINLRLLTRKLVKDVKELYNAEAGVNMDDKAALATFTADDPEPFLVKE
- a CDS encoding hydrogenase iron-sulfur subunit, translated to MEYEPKIVAFLCNWCSYAGADLAGIGRIQYPPNIRVIRIPCSGRINPLFIIKALRHGADAVLTSGUHPGDCHYVSGNMVARRKFALLKDLLEYVGYDEGRVNFSWVSAAEGGRFAEIVKNVTEKTKQIGPNKGLIDSESGCCGCKS